ATTCCTTCGGGCAGGATGCCGAGCTGCTGCCCTTTATAACTAGCGTAAATATCGCTTGCGGCTTTCATGCCGGTGATCCGCATACGATGCATACGGCCGTGAAGCAGGCTTTGTCCGCGGGCGCCGCAATTGGCGCCCATCCCGGCCTGCCCGATCGGCTCGGATTTGGCCGCCGGGAGATGCAGGTAACCGCATCCGAGGTGTATGATTTTGTTTTGTATCAGGTTGGCGCATTGCAGGCTTTTGTTCGGGCATTAGGCGGGGAGATGGCTCACCTAAAGCCGCATGGAGCCCTTTACCATATGGCTAACCGCGATAAAGCGGTCTCTGAGGCGATTGTCAAAGCAGCCTTGGCTGTTGATGACAGGCTTATTATTTACGGACAATCCGGCAGTTTGCTCTTGTCTGAAGCCAAGCAATACGGCCTGTCCTCCGCATCCGAGGTTTTTGCGGACCGGGCGTACGAGCCGGACGGAAGCCTCGCTCCTCGCGGCAAGCAAGGAGCCGTTCTGCATGATGCGGACCTTGCGGCCGCTCAAGCGGTAGCGATGGCAGCGCAAGGAATTGCCTTTACGCCGGAAGGTGCTTCGGTAAACGTACAAGCTGACACGATTTGCCTGCATGGCGATGGCCTTCATGCGGCTCTGTTTGCTTCCCGTATCCGGGAGGCGTTAATCAAAGAGGGGATTACTCTCCAGGCGCCGGGCAAGGCATAACGCATGTCTATTCGCGACAAGATTACCGTGTTTGCATATGGCTCATTGCTTCCGGGTCTGGTCAATCATTATGTCATAGCTCCCTTCCTTATAGACAGCAGGAGCGGTATGATCGCGGGCAGACTGGTGGACGTCGGAGCTTATCCGGCTGCAGTCAGGGATCAGTCGGCCAGAACGAACGGTGCGGTTATTGAAGGGTTATGGCTTACGATCGACCGTGCCGGACTAGCTGTACTCGACGAGCTGGAGGAGTTTTCCGGCATCGAGGAAGCCAATGATTACGAGCGGGTTTGGGTCCAGGACGACAAGAATTCAAAGCTTGAGGGCTGGGTCTATATTTGGCCGTCAGACCGTGGCTGTTCAGCCGTTCCAGGTTCATCATGGCCGGATTATCTAAACAACTTGACCACTAAACCAAAGCTTTCATGAAATGTAAATTTACTGCTAGACTGGAATCACATAATCTCCTAGAATTAGATATGATGTAGAGGTATGATCTAGGGCTAGGGGAGAGATTAGCTATGACTGAAGATGGGATCACGGGAGAGTTTTTTGAAGGTTATAAAGTCACATTCCCTATGGGACGTTATGATGTATCCGTCTATATGACAAAGGTATATTATGAAGCCTGGAAATACTTTAGAGATGCTGAAATTACGGATGTATGGGTAGAAGAAGTTAAGCTGGATTTGGTGAAGTTTCTGAAATAACACGATAAAGTTTTGAACGGGAGAATGTGCCTTTTGGTACGTTCTCTTTTTTATGTCGTCCAAAAATGTAGAAATCCCAGATTTTGTACTAGATCAAAATAGGCCAAATCTCCTAAAATAAGGACTGTTCATGTCGTTAATTTATGGAAGGAGTGGAATAAAACGAAAATTTACGAACTTTTATAAAATCCGCAGCCGTGTATGTATCCAATTACAATAAGAGGTGTAGTTATGAAGCTAACCGTAAGCAGGAAATTATTTATGGGATTTTTGGCTGTGCTTATCGTTTTGACCGCAATCGTATTTATCGGTTACTCCAAAATTACGACTGTTGATCAGGCCTATGGCAAGCTGATTGATGACAAGGCGAAGAAGCTGATCATGATTCAGGAGCTAAACGTAGCCATCAAAAAAGAACAGCTTAGCGCAAGAGGCTACTTGATTCTGAAGGACGATTCCTCCTCGCAAAATTTCAATGCTGCCCATGAAAGCTTCCTGCAGCTGAGCAAGGAGCTGAGCGCCATCACGAAGCTTCCGAAAGCAAAGGAGCTGCTTGAGCAGCTGATTGAGCTGGAGAGCCAGTTCCATGAGGTCGCCGCCCAGGAGATCCAACTGAAGGATCAGAATAAGACCGATGAATACATGGAGCTCGTAACCAAGCAGGGGCATGAGATTTCCTCCGCTTTCGACAGCAAGATGGACGAGTTGACGGATTATCAGCAGACGGTTATGGAAAAGGGACATCAGGAGACGGCAGACCAGGCAGCAAGCACAAAAATCTCGATGCTGGCATTGGGGTTGGCCGCTATTCTGATCGGGCTTGCGGTTGCGATATACATAGGCAGGAAAATTAGCAGGCCGGTAGTAGAGCTGTCAAAGGCTGCGGAAAAAATAGCGGCTGGCGATTTAACCTCAACGGAGCTGAACGTAAAAAATATAGACGAGATCGGAGATTTGGCCGCCTCCTTCAAGAGAATGCGCCGCAATCTTCGTGAGCTGATTCAGACGGTCAACACGAATGCAAGCCAAGTAGCGGCATCGGCCGAAGAACTGACGGCAAGCGCTGACCAGACTTCGAGAGCAACGGAGCAGATTGCCGTTACGATGTCTTCGGTCGTAACCGGGGTAGAGACCCAGTTCAATACGGTAGAAGAAGCATCCCGGACGATTGCCGAAATTGCAGCCGGAGCGCAGGAAATTGCCCGCAATACCCAGGTTGTGTCGGATACTACGCTGGATGCTTATTCGAAGGCTGCCGAGGGGACGGCTTCCGTCCAGACGGTTATCGGACAGATGAGTGCGATATCCCGTACGGTTTACGGACTGTCTCAAGTCATTGGAGGGCTTGGTGAACGCTCCCAGGAAATCGGGCAAATCAGCAGCGTGATTACGGGGCTTTCTTCGCAGACCAATCTGCTTGCGCTTAATGCGGCTATCGAAGCGGCAAGAGCAGGCGAGCATGGGCGAGGATTTGCGGTCGTAGCAACAGAGGTGAGAAAGCTGGCCGAGCAGTCGAGTCAATCGGCGCAGCAGATCTCCGGATTGATCGCTTCCATTCAAGAGGAGACGCTTCGAGCGGTACAAGCGATGGATACGGCAACAAACGAAGTTAGCGACGGACTTGGGATGGTAAACTCGGCTGGCGAATCCTTTGATTTGATCCAGCAGTCCGTTAATATCGTATCTTCCCAGATCCAGGAGGTTTCCTCTTCCGTGCAGCAAATGGCGGCGGGTGCCGAGCAGATGGTGCAATCGATGAAAGCAATCACGGAGGTGTCGGAGCATACGGCATCCGGTTCCCAGCAGGTATCGGCCTCCGCGGAGGAACAGATGGAGTCGATGAAAAATATTTCAGGCGCGGCTTTATCTCTATCCCAGATGGCGGAACAGCTTCAGTTGCAGATTGAGAAATTTAGAGTGTAAAACGTAAAAATCGGATATATTTGTATCCGATTTTTATCGTAAGAGCGGAAATACGGATGGTACTTTTTCCGTTATTTCTCGCTGGCGAAATCCCATACGGTTATGGTATCCGCGATTTGCGTTAGAACGAAAATAGCGGATGGCAGTTTATGCACTTAGGACACCTAACCAAACTACAACACGCTATTAGCCCAAAATGGAGGCTTCTGATTTTCTAACGAAACCTCATATCGCTATCCGGTCACTTTTTGCCGATTCCAGCCCATATTGAGTCAAATAGCGTTACCAAGTTTCGTTAGCTTCCGGAATAAGCTGATTTTTACCAAATAAGAATACGTAGTTTCGTTAGCGGAACAAGCGTGGGTTAGTGAATAGGTGGATAGTACGTCAGGTGAGCTCAATAAGGTAATGTTTATCCTTGATTCCCCAGTGCTGCGGCAAAACCCCCTGGTTTGTGTTTACGAGATACGGTTAGGCTGCTTAATCCCAATACTGTTGGAAACGAAAACAGCTAATCGCCAAAAAACCTCGGACACTCCTTATCCAAGGAGCTGCCCGAGGTTTTTTGCAATTATATGATTAAGCTTGAAGCGTAATGTCCTTGCGCTCCGCCAGATGCCTTTTTACCCGGATTGCCATCAGGGAGGCGAAGAAGCAGGTAAAGCCTGCGATAACAAAAGCCTGCGAGTAGCTGCCAAGCCAGTCGCGCATAACGCCTGCGCCGTATGCAGCGGTTGAAGCGCCGATCTGGTGGGCAACCACGATCCAGCCGAAGATCATGCCGGACTTTTCTTTGCCGAAGGTTTCTCCGGCGAGCTTGGCGGTTGGCGGTACTGTCGCAATCCAGTCCAGGCCGTAGAATACGGAGAAAACAACAAGCATAGCCGGAGTAGCGTTAAGCGCATAAGGAAGGAACAGCAGTGACAACCCTCTCAGCCCGTAATACCAGAACAGCAGCCAGCGGCTGTCGAAGCGGTCGGACAACCAGCCGGAAATCGTGGTGCCGAAAAGGTCAAAGATCCCCATCATCGCGAGCAGCCCCGCAGCGGCAACCTCCACCATCCCGTGATCGCCGCAGGCGGCTATCAAATGGGTGCCGATCAGGCCGTTTGTAGAGAAGCCGCAGAAAAAGAAGGTGCCGGCGAGCAGCCAGAATGTTTTATTTTTCATCGCATAGCCAAGATTCCGGATAGGAGACAGGAATAGATTGCCGCGGAATGGCGCCGGCTTAACGATTTCATCCGAGCCGTAAG
This region of Paenibacillus sp. JDR-2 genomic DNA includes:
- a CDS encoding methyl-accepting chemotaxis protein; this translates as MKLTVSRKLFMGFLAVLIVLTAIVFIGYSKITTVDQAYGKLIDDKAKKLIMIQELNVAIKKEQLSARGYLILKDDSSSQNFNAAHESFLQLSKELSAITKLPKAKELLEQLIELESQFHEVAAQEIQLKDQNKTDEYMELVTKQGHEISSAFDSKMDELTDYQQTVMEKGHQETADQAASTKISMLALGLAAILIGLAVAIYIGRKISRPVVELSKAAEKIAAGDLTSTELNVKNIDEIGDLAASFKRMRRNLRELIQTVNTNASQVAASAEELTASADQTSRATEQIAVTMSSVVTGVETQFNTVEEASRTIAEIAAGAQEIARNTQVVSDTTLDAYSKAAEGTASVQTVIGQMSAISRTVYGLSQVIGGLGERSQEIGQISSVITGLSSQTNLLALNAAIEAARAGEHGRGFAVVATEVRKLAEQSSQSAQQISGLIASIQEETLRAVQAMDTATNEVSDGLGMVNSAGESFDLIQQSVNIVSSQIQEVSSSVQQMAAGAEQMVQSMKAITEVSEHTASGSQQVSASAEEQMESMKNISGAALSLSQMAEQLQLQIEKFRV
- a CDS encoding 5-oxoprolinase subunit PxpA — its product is MVHRAVDLNCDFGEGYGSYSFGQDAELLPFITSVNIACGFHAGDPHTMHTAVKQALSAGAAIGAHPGLPDRLGFGRREMQVTASEVYDFVLYQVGALQAFVRALGGEMAHLKPHGALYHMANRDKAVSEAIVKAALAVDDRLIIYGQSGSLLLSEAKQYGLSSASEVFADRAYEPDGSLAPRGKQGAVLHDADLAAAQAVAMAAQGIAFTPEGASVNVQADTICLHGDGLHAALFASRIREALIKEGITLQAPGKA
- a CDS encoding MFS transporter, with translation MNQVKSKFYYGWIIVLLTFVTLLVSAGIRSMPSVLMIPFQDEFGWSRGEISSVASIGILLYGLVGPFSAALLLRFGIRKVVLIALAVLAASLAVTPFINALWQFDLLWGLVSGLATGMMANVLGITVSNLWFVKRKGLVVGMLTASAAAGQLLFLPLLAKMTSDYGWRSAMYTAVVGIVTVFVLVAIWMKNHPSDVGAAPYGSDEIVKPAPFRGNLFLSPIRNLGYAMKNKTFWLLAGTFFFCGFSTNGLIGTHLIAACGDHGMVEVAAAGLLAMMGIFDLFGTTISGWLSDRFDSRWLLFWYYGLRGLSLLFLPYALNATPAMLVVFSVFYGLDWIATVPPTAKLAGETFGKEKSGMIFGWIVVAHQIGASTAAYGAGVMRDWLGSYSQAFVIAGFTCFFASLMAIRVKRHLAERKDITLQA
- a CDS encoding gamma-glutamylcyclotransferase family protein; this encodes MSIRDKITVFAYGSLLPGLVNHYVIAPFLIDSRSGMIAGRLVDVGAYPAAVRDQSARTNGAVIEGLWLTIDRAGLAVLDELEEFSGIEEANDYERVWVQDDKNSKLEGWVYIWPSDRGCSAVPGSSWPDYLNNLTTKPKLS